The DNA region GATTCTGTTCAACCGTTTCTTCTCAGACAAGTATGGCAAGGAACCCCTCGACCTGGGTGTCGGTGTCATGTCAATCAGTGGCACATCATTCAGGCGTGGCTTCGAGCTTGCGACACTACTCGACAAACGAATGGTTGCGATCCGTGACAACGACGGCAAGAACCCTGACGATGTTCGCGCAAAGTTGAGCGAGTACCTGAGCGATGACCGACGTGAACTCTTCGTTGGGGAAGAGGAAGGTGGTGAAACCCTCGAACCACAATTGATTCACACAAACAGCGACGAACTTATCCGCCGGATACTCGATGTGGAAAACGGTAAGGATCTCCTCCAGTGGATGACCAACAACAAGACTGACACTGCTTTAGCGCTTGCGGAAGACAATGAGCAGTTAACGCCTCCGAAGTACATCAGTGATGCCATTGCTGCGATCATGGCGGATACGCAAGCAGGCTCATGACTCACCTGTTCGTTCATGCTGCAACCGGATCTGGCAAAACCGAACACATCGTGTGTACCTGCGCAAATCGAGACAAGCCCAAACGCAGGCTGATCATCACCCTGATCCAGTCGGGTCAGGAGGAGCTGATATCGAGGCTCTCCGATGCCTGCAGTGCAGACCAGGTACCTGACGCCATTGGCTGATATGCGTTCCTAATCAATCATTACGTGC from Leucobacter sp. UCMA 4100 includes:
- a CDS encoding ATP-dependent endonuclease, producing MLADRMVLVEGPSDEILFNRFFSDKYGKEPLDLGVGVMSISGTSFRRGFELATLLDKRMVAIRDNDGKNPDDVRAKLSEYLSDDRRELFVGEEEGGETLEPQLIHTNSDELIRRILDVENGKDLLQWMTNNKTDTALALAEDNEQLTPPKYISDAIAAIMADTQAGS